Proteins encoded together in one Carya illinoinensis cultivar Pawnee chromosome 3, C.illinoinensisPawnee_v1, whole genome shotgun sequence window:
- the LOC122303621 gene encoding BTB/POZ domain-containing protein DOT3-like isoform X1, with protein sequence MKKSLQESPPRSLGSDSDGNDQVHDQSIVIPGKLAAPADSFEEKEHSWSVTSLTPTDLSIQVQGITFNVHKYPLVSKCGYIQRLELQPSISNMGYDLKLENFPGGSETFAVVLRFCCGLPVDFNSNNIAPLRCASEFLEMTEEFEDGNLIAKTEAFLTFVVLSSWKDTITVIKSCETLSPWAENLQIVRRCCDSIAWKASREISTSGDAANEEGWWFDDVATLGIEHFIRIIAAIKARVTKPKIIGKCIMHYADRWFPGMDIELGGLQGYGYGKNELQVSVYGGKEGGGIGHSKEQKTIIESLISMLPPQQEAVSCKFLFKMLRMAMVCSATPALISDLEKRVGIMLEDANVNDLLIPNYRNAKLVNSPEQCAMHDTDVVQRIVEYFLMHEQQQQQQKSGKCNISKLLDNYLAEIARDQNLSITKFQVLAEALPENARTCDDGLYRAIDTYLKTHPLLSEHDRRRLCKIMNCEKLSLDACMHAAQNDRLPLRTVVQVLFSEQVKMRAAMVEKEPVPSGNITEQAGNQSSTDTEIKTLKAELEIVKMTMAELQSDYSDLQREYEKRSHKQKRVSGWSFSWRKIKNSFQAKVDEDETRDEQQRPKAFRRRLSLS encoded by the exons ATGAAGAAGTCACTTCAAGAGAGTCCACCAAGAAGCCTTGGAAGTGATTCCGATGGCAATGACCAAGTTCATGACCAAAGCATCGTGATCCCTGGCAAACTCGCCGCTCCAGCTGATAGCTTTGAAGAGAAAGAACACTCATG GTCTGTCACTTCTCTAACGCCTACAGATTTATCAATCCAAGTTCAAGGAATCACCTTTAATGTTCACAAG TATCCCTTGGTGTCAAAATGTGGCTACATACAACGATTAGAACTTCAGCCTTCGATCTCAAATATGGGGTATGACCTCAAGCTTGAAAACTTCCCAGGAGGATCAGAAACATTCGCAGTTGTTCTAAGATTCTGTTGTGGTCTCCCAGTAGACTTTAACTCTAACAACATAGCCCCGCTAAGGTGTGCATCAGAATTTCTAGAGATGACCGAAGAATTTGAAGATGGAaatctcattgccaaaacagaGGCTTTCCTCACATTTGTAGTACTTTCCTCATGGAAAGACACCATTACTGTTATAAAATCCTGTGAAACTTTATCTCCATGGGCTGAAAATCTCCAAATCGTGAGGAGATGTTGTGACTCAATAGCTTGGAAGGCTTCTAGAGAAATCTCAACATCTGGAGATGCAGCTAACGAAGAAGGCTGGTGGTTTGATGATGTGGCTACCCTTGGAATTGAACATTTCATTAGAATTATAGCTGCAATAAAAGCAAGAGTAACAAAACCAAAGATCATAGGTAAATGTATCATGCACTATGCAGATAGATGGTTTCCAGGTATGGACATCGAGTTAGGAGGACTACAAGGTTATGGGTATGGAAAGAATGAGCTGCAGGTCAGTGTTTATGGTGGGAAGGAGGGAGGGGGCATCGGACACAGCAAAGAGCAAAAAACAATCATTGAAAGCCTAATAAGTATGCTTCCTCCTCAACAAGAAGCTGTTTCATGTAAGTTCTTGTTCAAGATGTTAAGGATGGCAATGGTATGTTCGGCAACACCAGCTCTGATTTCAGATCTTGAGAAGAGAGTTGGGATTATGTTAGAAGATGCCAATGTCAATGATCTTCTGATTCCTAATTATAGAAATGCCAAACTGGTGAA TTCACCAGAACAATGCGCAATGCATGATACAGATGTTGTGCAAAGAATAGTGGAATATTTTTTGATGCAtgaacagcagcagcagcagcagaagtCTGGCAAATGTAATATTAGTAAGCTCCTAGACAATTACCTAGCAGAAATTGCAAGAGACCAAAATCTCTCCATCactaaatttcaagttttagctGAAGCATTGCCAGAAAATGCTCGAACATGCGACGATGGTCTCTACAGAGCCATCGACACCTATCTCAAG ACTCATCCTTTACTATCTGAGCATGACCGGAGAAGACTGTGCAAAATAATGAACTGCGAGAAATTGTCTCTtgacgcatgcatgcatgctgcacAAAATGACCGATTGCCTCTACGAACTGTTGTCCAG GTGCTCTTTTCAGAGCAAGTAAAGATGAGGGCAGCAATGGTAGAGAAGGAGCCAGTACCAAGTGGCAATATCACCGAACAGGCAGGAAACCAGTCATCTACAGACACAGAGATAAAGACTCTCAAGGCAGAGCTTGAAATTGTAAAGATGACAATGGCAGAGTTGCAGAGTGACTACTCTGATCTACAACGGGAGTATGAAAAGCGGAGCCACAAGCAAAAGAGAGTATCAGGTTGGAGTTTCAGTTGGAGGAAGATAAAAAACTCTTTCCAAGCAAAAGTGGATGAGGATGAAACTAGAGATGAACAGCAGAGACCCAAAGCCTTCAGAAGAAGGCTATCCCTCTCATAA
- the LOC122303622 gene encoding uncharacterized protein LOC122303622, whose amino-acid sequence MGSRLGRRVVHMANLPIKLLMPSTFTNIQEIALKTIPSASKIEIKRVLESLYGFEVEKVRTLNMEGKKKKRGGLLIAKPDYKKAYVTLRNPLSISPEMYPIRIIEEDKRQMNKQSKSSVVEESEGKRHWLDEKARAVKAGDRFGNRGRIGQRGDVAKFPWSSMRSAASAR is encoded by the coding sequence ATGGGAAGCAGATTGGGAAGACGAGTGGTCCACATGGCCAACCTACCAATCAAGCTGCTAATGCCCAGCACCTTCACCAACATCCAAGAGATCGCCCTCAAGACCATCCCTTCAGCCTCCAAAATCGAAATCAAGCGCGTCCTCGAGTCTCTTTACGGCTTCGAGGTCGAGAAGGTCCGAACCCTTAACATGgagggaaagaagaagaaacgtGGCGGCCTGTTGATCGCAAAGCCTGACTACAAAAAGGCATACGTGACTCTGAGAAACCCGCTCTCCATCTCGCCGGAGATGTACCCGATTCGGATAATCGAGGAGGATAAGCGGCAGATGAACAAGCAGTCCAAGTCGAGCGTCGTCGAGGAAAGCGAGGGGAAGAGACACTGGCTCGATGAGAAGGCTAGGGCCGTGAAAGCTGGTGATAGATTTGGCAATCGAGGTCGTATCGGCCAGCGGGGCGACGTGGCCAAGTTTCCGTGGAGTAGTATGAGGTCTGCTGCTAGTGCGAGGTAG
- the LOC122303621 gene encoding BTB/POZ domain-containing protein DOT3-like isoform X2, with the protein MKKSLQESPPRSLGSDSDGNDQVHDQSIVIPGKLAAPADSFEEKEHSWSVTSLTPTDLSIQVQGITFNVHKYPLVSKCGYIQRLELQPSISNMGYDLKLENFPGGSETFAVVLRFCCGLPVDFNSNNIAPLRCASEFLEMTEEFEDGNLIAKTEAFLTFVVLSSWKDTITVIKSCETLSPWAENLQIVRRCCDSIAWKASREISTSGDAANEEGWWFDDVATLGIEHFIRIIAAIKARVTKPKIIGKCIMHYADRWFPGMDIELGGLQGYGYGKNELQVSVYGGKEGGGIGHSKEQKTIIESLISMLPPQQEAVSCKFLFKMLRMAMVCSATPALISDLEKRVGIMLEDANVNDLLIPNYRNAKLVNSPEQCAMHDTDVVQRIVEYFLMHEQQQQQQKSGKCNISKLLDNYLAEIARDQNLSITKFQVLAEALPENARTCDDGLYRAIDTYLKTHPLLSEHDRRRLCKIMNCEKLSLDACMHAAQNDRLPLRTVVQPCRCSFQSK; encoded by the exons ATGAAGAAGTCACTTCAAGAGAGTCCACCAAGAAGCCTTGGAAGTGATTCCGATGGCAATGACCAAGTTCATGACCAAAGCATCGTGATCCCTGGCAAACTCGCCGCTCCAGCTGATAGCTTTGAAGAGAAAGAACACTCATG GTCTGTCACTTCTCTAACGCCTACAGATTTATCAATCCAAGTTCAAGGAATCACCTTTAATGTTCACAAG TATCCCTTGGTGTCAAAATGTGGCTACATACAACGATTAGAACTTCAGCCTTCGATCTCAAATATGGGGTATGACCTCAAGCTTGAAAACTTCCCAGGAGGATCAGAAACATTCGCAGTTGTTCTAAGATTCTGTTGTGGTCTCCCAGTAGACTTTAACTCTAACAACATAGCCCCGCTAAGGTGTGCATCAGAATTTCTAGAGATGACCGAAGAATTTGAAGATGGAaatctcattgccaaaacagaGGCTTTCCTCACATTTGTAGTACTTTCCTCATGGAAAGACACCATTACTGTTATAAAATCCTGTGAAACTTTATCTCCATGGGCTGAAAATCTCCAAATCGTGAGGAGATGTTGTGACTCAATAGCTTGGAAGGCTTCTAGAGAAATCTCAACATCTGGAGATGCAGCTAACGAAGAAGGCTGGTGGTTTGATGATGTGGCTACCCTTGGAATTGAACATTTCATTAGAATTATAGCTGCAATAAAAGCAAGAGTAACAAAACCAAAGATCATAGGTAAATGTATCATGCACTATGCAGATAGATGGTTTCCAGGTATGGACATCGAGTTAGGAGGACTACAAGGTTATGGGTATGGAAAGAATGAGCTGCAGGTCAGTGTTTATGGTGGGAAGGAGGGAGGGGGCATCGGACACAGCAAAGAGCAAAAAACAATCATTGAAAGCCTAATAAGTATGCTTCCTCCTCAACAAGAAGCTGTTTCATGTAAGTTCTTGTTCAAGATGTTAAGGATGGCAATGGTATGTTCGGCAACACCAGCTCTGATTTCAGATCTTGAGAAGAGAGTTGGGATTATGTTAGAAGATGCCAATGTCAATGATCTTCTGATTCCTAATTATAGAAATGCCAAACTGGTGAA TTCACCAGAACAATGCGCAATGCATGATACAGATGTTGTGCAAAGAATAGTGGAATATTTTTTGATGCAtgaacagcagcagcagcagcagaagtCTGGCAAATGTAATATTAGTAAGCTCCTAGACAATTACCTAGCAGAAATTGCAAGAGACCAAAATCTCTCCATCactaaatttcaagttttagctGAAGCATTGCCAGAAAATGCTCGAACATGCGACGATGGTCTCTACAGAGCCATCGACACCTATCTCAAG ACTCATCCTTTACTATCTGAGCATGACCGGAGAAGACTGTGCAAAATAATGAACTGCGAGAAATTGTCTCTtgacgcatgcatgcatgctgcacAAAATGACCGATTGCCTCTACGAACTGTTGTCCAG CCATGCAGGTGCTCTTTTCAGAGCAAGTAA